A window of Punica granatum isolate Tunisia-2019 chromosome 8, ASM765513v2, whole genome shotgun sequence genomic DNA:
ACACTACCTGACTTACAAACATTCTTTGAGGGTATGCAATGGGGCCTAATCTctaattctttctttctttttctttctttattttttttatggctTTAATATCTGACAGTTTTGCAGCCTTTTTCTCCACTGATTTTGCCATTCTTATGTATTGACATACGTTGACTGTTTCTTTTGTTACCTGAAGAGCTATGCCTCCATTCTCTATCTGAGGCTTCCTCCAACCTTCCGAATGATTCTTTGCGGAAAAGATATCGAGCATCACAATATAGTGAATGATATGATGCTATCCCAGGAAGTCACTTACCGGCCACAGCCTGGCGCTGATGGGGTTCCTAAAGATAACGTAATCGGTCACTATTTTTATCAGTTCTCTAACATGTTTCTGCTTTGGCATATACGATACTAATTTCATACATGTTTATTATCAGATGGCTGCCATTGTAACTATTGGATTTGTGAAGGATGCCAGGTACCATATTGATGTGCAAGGATTCAATGTATATCATAAGAATCGCCTCATTAAGGTTTGCTTCGATAAAAAGAGCACTCATATATAAAAACATTTAATTGCACTTCTTGGGTAAATGAAGCTTATTCAACAAATATGTCAATTCCTTCTAGAACTAATTTCAATTAGTGAAAAGTCTGACCAGTGtaatttattcatattataattGGTGTGACCTGGTTAGTAGGTCGATTGCTTTCTTCTTGAGGTAATTTTGATGCATaggtgtatgtatgtatatgcatataaattaaGCTTCTTCCCATGCAGTGGCTAAAATTAGCTTTTTGAGGGCTGAAATATTACTGTTTTTCTGTATATGATGTCATTTTACAAAGCAAGTGGAGTTAGGAATGATTATTGGACCCtttgttcatttttttctGGTGAAGATTCTTTCATTAGTATGAGCTTCACAATCATGTGATGTTTTCTTTGTATCAGCCATTTTGGAGGCTCTGGAATCCTGCGGCAAGTCACGGTCGTGGAGTCATAGGTTTGTTTCTTTTGTTGGTCTGGCTTAATATTTACAACCTTTACTTTTCTGAAGAGATTGATTTTGCTCTTAGGTGTTCTGGAAGCTAATTTTGTCGAACCAGCTCATGATAAGCAGGGTTTCGAACGAACAACAGTTCTTGCAAGACTTGAAGGGCGACTTATACAAATGCAGAAGAATTACTGGTATTTAACTAATGTGTGATTTTTTTAGAGTTTGTTTCTGTACCCCATTCATTTTTTTGGCTGCCTTTCATCACTAATTGGTTCGTATTGGATTTCCTAGGCACACGAATTGCCATAAAATTGGTTATAATTCTCTTAAGAACATGAAACCGACAGGCAGTTCTGCAGGCAGAGGTATGCTGGAAGTTTAAGATTTTGATTTGAATATGATGACTAAGTATTCTGATTTGTTTCTTACGCCTTAATGGCAAGTTTGCTAGTTCTGGAAGGAACCTATGAAGTATATGATAAATATGATAATTAGGGAAagaaattgatgaaaattaaGAATGGAGTCTGGCATTGTACAAGGATTTGATTACAGAATCATAAGGATCCTAAGTAAAACactggaattttttttatagaactTGAAATAATgtttatttttagatttttgtGTTTTGAAAAACCCAAGGCCTATGACCTCAGCCTTGTCAAGGTTATGAGGCCTGCCAACAGCCAGATCTTGGTGTTGTAAGGCTGCGAAGGCAGCTTTGCAGTATATAGGTTTCATAGCCACAGATAGATGGGCAGAAGGGTGTGATCTGAACTCCAAAGGCATTGTTGAGGCTACCTCCATTTAGGCAGATGCTTAGATGTGCATCAACGCTAGACTGGCTATCTCCGTGGTTGAGGTACTGTCGATACTGTAGCTGCGGCATTATGAGACTGAATTATAGCTGTTGGAGGGCCAATCAGTTTCATGGGGGTTGCTGGAAGGCAGGTGACTCTTGTTCGAAATGGGTtgggaaattttgaaaagaaaataagtggCAAGGGATTTTAGACATTTAGCTTTGGCAGCTAGAGTATATCTTGTTCGAAATGGgttaggaaattttgaaaagaaaataagcgGCAAGGGATTTTAGACATTTAGCTTTGGCAGGTAGAGTATatccattatatataaaactcAAAGGAATTCCCCCTTGACTTTTCATCTTTCCAGAACGGAAATTCTAACTCAGATGAAGTGTAATCAGGTCAGAATCAGATCAAACATACCGCTAGTATTCTCTGAATTCATTgtttacaattattttttcacagaTAATTCTCCTGATTACAATCTCCGGCTATCTTCCAAGTCCACTAGCCGTGCTGCCTCCAGTGGCAAATCACCATTGAATGGTTCACATAAATTCTCTTTACGACCGAATCAGAGGAGAGATACTTTTTTGGGTGCGAAAGGTATCGCGATACCAAATGCATTGGAGCCATCTTCACCTTCGGTGGAGTACCTCAATGAAGATGATCTGCAAACTTCCCAATCTCTGGGAAATTTGAATGGCTGTATTCACAGAACATTCTGCAAGGACACATTATCTAGGAAAGATGGTGCAGGCGTGTCATCATCGAGTGCAAACTTGTGTAGAAATGGTGCACAACAAGATTATGCATACCCGGATAAAAGTAATGTACGGACCACAGGGACCACTTCGAAGGTAATTTCTGTGCCTGTCTATTCTTTTTCTGGCTCATTAATGCAGTTCGGTTGAGAAATTCTAGAAGTGCCATTGACTATAAGTTCTGTCACCTTCAGCATAATTGATTAATAGCTACGGGGTAATTTTCTAGTCTGTGTGCAGTTGCAAATACATTTTTGCTTCAGCAGTTTCGTTTGTTACCCGCCACAGCAATAGACATACAAAGTTTCCCTCTTTGGGTAAACTAATTGCTTTGTATTAATAAATCCTTCCTGCAGTCAAACCCAATCTTCCGTATGAGCCCTTACTTGCCAAAGTTAGTTAATTCCAATTTCCAACTATCAGCTAACCTGGAACAATCTACTTCATGTTCCTGGACAAGAAAACGAATAGTAACATATCTAGTGTTTATCATCTCAATGATCTGACTATGGACAGCTTCAGAGGTCGACTGGGGTCCTTGATTATGTTTTCGGTGAACACTGTCTATACTTATAAACACTGCAAACAAGCTTTAAGATCAAAACTTCCAGTCTTGCTCTAAGAGATTATGCTCACTGAAATTCTTTGCCCAGCCTCCAACTCGAGACATCACCTACTGTGAGAGAATGCCTTGTGAAATCTTCTAATCTAGGAGCAGGGGAAGAAATGATAAGTCGCTTCTCCTTTTGATTCTTAGAAagcataaatattaaaatgttgCATTTGTTGTAAAGAGTCTAAATCTGCAACGGAGTAATAaactttaaaacaaaaaaaatttctaagcacacaaaataataaaaaaaaaatttagggtAATTATAAAGTGAATGCTGTTAGACCATCATATGAAGGAGATTCAATAGGCTTTGCAGCCTATGTGACATGAACTTTTAGTGTGTTATTAAGCACTCCCagcttcatttttttcttcctttttcggGTGAAACCGCTGCCATTATTCTCTTATTTTTGGATTTACTTGGTGATGCTCTAGTAGTTAAACTGATTGATATGGTTTAATTCTGAGCTCTCGCACATGAACTTCCCTGTGCTATTTGGTAGAGGAATAGCATAATTGTGCAGCTAGGAAATGATGGATTGGCTATTAAAGGTATGTAGTTTCGTTGTCTTGCAGGATGATGAGATGGAAATGTTGAAGCAAGAAAACCGTGAGTTAAAGGAGAGGTGATTACTCCATTTCCATGGAAGCACTGGCAAATTTGGTCCATTATCTCTTGGCATGGTTGTGCCAGTGTTTACTCTTTTAAGTAACCTTTTCTATGTAGGTTAGAGAAAGTGGAGAGTGACTTTGTGAGTGAGTTGCAGCGTGATCTGGAGGCTGAAAGAGAGAGGTGTAGGACACTTCAAAACCAGGTTGGTGCTTCTGCTTCCATTTCCATAAAGCTATACATCATTTTACACATTAGACCATCATGGACCAGGGATGAATGTGCTTGTAATAGCAGTCTTATTCTTTGCTCTATGTTTTCTGTTGCGAGTACTAACGGCACCATCTTTTGACCAGctccaagaatcccaaaaGAAGATTGAGCAAGTGACTATGGAGCAAGAAACTCTAATTGAGATCTTTACAGAGGAAAGAGAGCGGCGGGAAACCGAGGAGCAGAACTTGAGGAAGAAGTTAAAGGTTTTATCCATCCCATGTCAATTTGTGGCCTTTTTCAGcgtttctctttttgtttccGCCCCTTAAAATTGCCAGGTGTGGAAGTAAGCTAAAAGGACTGATGATTTCTTCCCTGcttgctttatttatttaggaAGCTTCGGATACCATCCAAGACTTGCTCGACAAGGTGCGGCTCTTGGAAAATATGAAGTCTTTCAACCGCAAATCTGATGCCTCGTGAGCATGGGCAGCGGTATGTGTATGCCCTTCATCCCTGGCATCTCTGATTGTGGAAGGAACGAGTGGGGCTGATCTGATCAGCGTTATTTGAGTTGGGTATGTAGCTTAGGAAGTGTGTCTTTCATTCATGGGATGGTTTAGTTGAAGCAGTAGAGATGGTTTCAGTTTGAGTAGGGTCGGTGGCAGGGTGGTAGGGCATTAAGGAATTGAAGAAGCATGAGTGAAAGAGGATCTTGTGCATTATGTATGTGATTTTGTAATTAAATGTAGTAGCATGTGAAGGTTCTGAGTCATTTGGCATCATCTTAAATTGTTCCTTGTGAAACTCTGAATGGATCGCCGGTGAGCGGTGATGAGTCAATCTgcaattatttttctctctttttcccaGTCATAGGTAGAAAGAGAGACGTCGGATTTTGGAACATGTAGCACTAAACTCTGTCTAATCTGATCCGATCTAATGTAATGTATTCATTTCGATTTCTCGGGTTCTTTCACCGTCTACATTTGATTGATAGTAATgactaaattattatattttgtaaaatattatgCTCATACCTTGTTATCTGTAAGTATAACGTAATCTGCAGAGGCCCAGGATCCACCCAACCCCAGGTTAGTGGAAGGAATCTCAATGGGTCATTCAGAGAGGGGCCTTCGCCAACTGCCTTTGGATTGGCCGACTGTTTTATGGCCGCAGGCGACCATTTTTTATGtcgtatgtatgtatgtattgctttttttttttttttatgtttgtaCGTATGTATTTTACGGTATTTGTATTGAATGTAGGTGTATGGTCGattctaataaatataatgataCTGCAATCACCATTATCATCATTAATAGAACCCATGACATGTAAAACTATTACATGATATGAGTATCCAGATAAAATATTCAAGAAATGAAGAGAGAATAATCCTCTCAGGCATCCTACATAGGAAAATTAAAGGTGAAACACTTTGTAGCAGCAATCCAAAGTCCCGATCAAGACCCTCTGTCATTACACATGAACCCTAGTAAAAATCAAGGAACAATCCTCAAGCcttatattcatgtaaaactTAGCCATCTGACATCGACGTTTTGAAGAGACATCGACATCTGAGCAAAGTAGCAGGGCTCTTGAGCCATACTTGTACGTTGTGGACCAAACACTGAATTCGAGCCACGACCAATAATCCAAGCCGGGGAAGGCTGATGGCGGtaaggagagagaagaggacCAAGCCCCCAAAAGAACGAGCGAACGACCCGAAAAACCTTAGAAATCCACCTAAGTTATTCGAAGTCAAAGAAGAACTACTCAAAAAATGAGTTACTCTTGAATATTACTTGATTGCTTCAAAGATGACTTGCCAACATCCTTAGACGATCATCCTATTTATAGAATAAGAACACAAGGACTTTTTAACTTCCCTAGACATCCTATTAACTCTAATTCTATCCTCTTAGATTTTCTGGACACAACTCACGAAAATGACGATAACTTTTCCTAGACAGCTCCAAATTACGAACAGTTCGATGCATTGGAAACTAGACTTTTATGCTCCATTtgatttcgcagttaaaatcacaaaaaatttaactttaactttaactcaacacactacacaatcatttgtcctttttcacaatcaaaatcaaagttactttaactctgaaaccaaacacaccattaGAGCTTTCCAATGACATCTTATTTGACCTATTGAGTGCAGAAACGACTCAGAAAACTAAGCACGAAATGACTCTACGGTTTCAGTCCAACATCCTTTAATTATATTCTAGAACTATCTTATGGTCTTCTCGTTTTCTCCATCATTCTCCCCCGGTTGGAAGAGACTTGTCCTCAAGTCGAACTATTCATCTTCTCCAATGTAGGGTGACAGGTCGGAAAGGTTGAAGGTGTTTGAAACTCCATAATCTTCTAGCAACTCCACCTTGTATGCATTTTCACCAATTTTCTTCGAAATTCGAAAAGGTCCATCGGCCTTTGGCTTGAGCTTCCCAAAACGACCTGGAGGGAATCGTTCCTTGCGAAGATGGATCCACACCAAATCTCCTTCTTTGAAGCTTACGGATCTTCTAGACTTGTCGGCTTGTTCCTTGTATTTCTCATTTTGCTGAAGAATCCTTTTGCGAACCTCCTTGTGGAACTCTTGAATTTGCTCCATTCTTTCTTCAGCATCACTACTAAAAGAGTGATTTATTGGAATCGGAACCAAATCCAATGGGCTATTAGGATTAGAGCCATACACGATTTGAAATGGACTCTTGCCCGTGGTTTTGCTTAGAGATCGGTTATAGGCAAACTCGACTTGAGGTAATTGAAGATTGCATTGCCGAATATGCCCTTTGACCAAGACCCTTAATAAGCTCCCAAAACTCCGATTGACAACTTCGGTTTGTCCATCGGTTTGTGGATGGTGCGAGGAATTAAATTGAAGAGTAGTTCTGAACTTCCTCCAAAGCGTTTGCCAAAAGTGACTCATAAACTTCGAATCACGATTTGATGTAATGGTCTTTGGAATGCCGTGAAGTTTCACGATATCCTTGAAATAAAGATCCGTTACATGAGAGGCGTCAAGAGTCTTGAGACATGGTACGAAATGCGCCATCTTCGAGAAACAATCAACCACTACCATAATATCTTTATTTCTTTGTGTCCTCGGCAAGCCCACCACGAAATCAATGCTCACATCTTCCTATGGTGCATTTGGAACGAGAAGTGAACATGTCCCTTTGCGATGTGACACGTTCGACAACGCTCCACATACCTTGACACATCTCGAATCATATTCGGCCAGTAGAAATTTTCCTTAATGAGGGCAAGGGTTTTATCTCGCCCGAAATAGCCTCCAAGTCCACCATCGTGGGCCTCATTGACTATTGCCTCCCACAAAGAACACCAAGGAATGCACAAACAATTATTCTTGAAAAGAAATCCATCTTGCAAGAAGAAATCCTTCGGGGTACTTTTAGAACATTCAATCCAAATTTTAGAGAAATCCGGATCTTTCTCATAAAACTCCTTAACGACTTCGAAACCCATGACCTTTACTTGCATTGAAGAGAGCAACACATGTCTTCTACTCAAAACATCCGCAACTTGATTTTGAGCACCACTTTTGTACTTGATCACAAAGGTGTAAGCTTGAAGGAACTCCACCCACTTTGCATGTCGATTGTTGAGCTTGTGTTGGCCATTGATATACTTCAATGCCTCGTGGTCAGAAAAGAGAATAGACTCCTTTGAAATAAGATAGTGCCTCCAATTAGTTAAGGTTCGAGCAATAGCATAGAATTCCTTCTCATAAGTCGAATAATTCCTTTGTGATCCATTCAATTTTTCACTAAAATAGGCAACGAGTTGGCATTCTTGGGAGAGAACAGCTCCAATCCCGATGCTCGAAGCATCACAGCAAACTTCGAACACTTTCTCGAAGTTAGGCAAGGCGAGAACGGGCGCTTCAGTAATCTTCTTCTCTATTAGCTTGAAACTCCTTTGTGCTGCTTCATCCCACTTAAACATGTTGCCCTTCAAGCACTCGATAATAGGAGCAACAAGAGTGCTAAAGCCCGCAATAAATCACTGATAAAAGGATGCTAACCCATGGAAACTTAGCACCTCTTGAGATTTACGTATAGTCGTTGTTCTTGAAGCACCTTAAAGACTTGTCGAAGGTGCTCAAAATGCTCCTTTAAATTTTTGCTATAGACCAAAATATCATCAAAATAGACCACCGAGAATTTACCAATGAAAGCCTTCAAAACATGGTTCATAAGGCGCAAGAAAGTGCTAGGCGCGTTAGAGAATCCGAACGGCATTAACCATCCATTCGTAGAGACCATCCCTTGTCTTGAAAGCCgtcttccattcatctccgaGGCACATTCGTATTTGATGATATCCACTTCGAAGGTCCATCTTGGAGAACATTGACGAACCATGAAGTTGATCTAGCAAATCATCAAGACGAGAAATCATCTAGCAAATCATCAATACGAGAAATCGGGAACCGATACTTGATTGTGATCTTGTTGACCGCTCGACTATCAATACACATCCGCCAAGAACCATCCTTCTTTGGTACCAAGAGAGCAAGCACCGCACAAGGGCTCAAACTTTCTCGAATCAAGCCCTTTTGTAGAAGCTCGTCAACTTGTCGTTGTAGTTCTTCGTGCTCCTTCGGACTCATCCGATAAACTGCTTTATTGGGAATTGAAGCATCGGGAACAAAACCAATGTTATGTTGAATTTCTCGCATGGGCGGAAGTCTAGGAGGAATCTCATCGGGGACAACATCTTGGAACTCCTTGA
This region includes:
- the LOC116189304 gene encoding protein MICRORCHIDIA 7-like, whose amino-acid sequence is MDPPVIVKKELTDHLRPHRLCLSNPNDKPPSSVSVINLSDDDDDDTSSRSSDASDSDHGGRAGLSKRRKLDVAVPHGFLAPLPLATEAAAAATSPSSVPVLRRPLATPTPIPTRATATGPTSKQFWKAGDYDGGPSTDWALSSGGIDHVRVHPKFLHSNATSHKWALGALAELLDNSLDEVCNGATYVNVDMLENKKDGSRMLLIEDNGGGMDPDKMRKCMSLGYSAKSKVANTIGQYGNGFKTSTMRLGADVIVFSRCRGKGGKSPTESIGMLSYTFLRSTGMENIVVPMLDYERRGGGWNQLKRSTSTDWNKNVETIVQWSPFSSEADLLRQFSMMEDHGTRVIIYNLWEDDQGLLELDFDADPHDIQLRGVNRDEKNIQMAKRFPNSRHYLTYKHSLRSYASILYLRLPPTFRMILCGKDIEHHNIVNDMMLSQEVTYRPQPGADGVPKDNMAAIVTIGFVKDARYHIDVQGFNVYHKNRLIKPFWRLWNPAASHGRGVIGVLEANFVEPAHDKQGFERTTVLARLEGRLIQMQKNYWHTNCHKIGYNSLKNMKPTGSSAGRDNSPDYNLRLSSKSTSRAASSGKSPLNGSHKFSLRPNQRRDTFLGAKGIAIPNALEPSSPSVEYLNEDDLQTSQSLGNLNGCIHRTFCKDTLSRKDGAGVSSSSANLCRNGAQQDYAYPDKSNVRTTGTTSKDDEMEMLKQENRELKERLEKVESDFVSELQRDLEAERERCRTLQNQLQESQKKIEQVTMEQETLIEIFTEERERRETEEQNLRKKLKEASDTIQDLLDKVRLLENMKSFNRKSDAS